A stretch of Balearica regulorum gibbericeps isolate bBalReg1 chromosome 28, bBalReg1.pri, whole genome shotgun sequence DNA encodes these proteins:
- the DCST1 gene encoding E3 ubiquitin-protein ligase DCST1: MGPGEDLGAGGPSGAPGGSLRDGGDSSLLPAGVTALGWATSPHFRCASLLMAPKFLGKEGRVYVLSFVLAAIYNGPVANAWHNLEEVARSLGCVAELQVNHSRQLWRVSTAPMRRVMEDMAVRRGGRRGWRGARGGAGPSLCVIAVSPPTPAIWQRSGQTLSTEMQNISRAFVGLNEEVASEAGYDLRQQQQQQQQQQHPEPQSAPSTQQLYEMKTKLRCTYLIELGMQRCRDWFNDKHEACVARIVVPLISHLLCLPMKFKFLCHIVQVMHSWCWDKIPVEGNFGQMYDLVNNSVSNLSQEFSASVVLQEEHREMLMGANMSAEQLMEEVTSHLQEHSARLGQAISFFRLLLSCTFLLVFISAFSYTKRYCQDICFDNLYITTYFRQIDARRRKQHKRTLLPLRRAEVSAVIFPWRLAVQQPELQSMALELLECIPPLLLLVLTCGLDHALFTMLSIVQQHSFVQYSFHSSHHLAVQVTGTSLMARLLRSTIGALNTSSDTQLETSNMGESPQGMGHPPPPPQLPGLAASACERGWGVSPSELSATTGSPACLPQPRGMTRQQYVHSCLPLAVLALLCLGQVYTYRLRRAIAAFYFPKREKSRVLYLYNKLLQQRHSFVRRQQKRIARRAQQHPGLGMLLLKRCCRLWPSLRRWMRRSCTVCGVPETPRDRVCPVPACGAPYCRQCWREVGRACLACAPGDRGLSQDSSEEDGGYAA; this comes from the exons ATGGGGCCGGGAGAGGACttgggggccggggggccgTCGGGAGCCCCAGGGGGTTCTCTGCGGGACGGAGGGGacagctctctgctccctgcagggGTGACCGCCTTGGGCTGGGCCACGTCCCCCCACTTTCGCTGTGCTAGCCTGCTCATGGCCCCCAAATTCCTGGGCAAGGAGGGTCGGGTCTACGTCCTCTCATTTGTCCTCGCTGCCATCTACAACG GGCCCGTGGCCAACGCCTGGCACAACCTGGAGGAGGTGGCGCGCTCGCTGGGCTGCGTGGCGGAGCTGCAGGTCAACCACAGCCGCCAGCTCTGGCGGGTGTCGACGGCGCCCATGCGCAGGGTGATGGAGGACATGGCGGTGAGGCGGGGGGGCCGGCGCGGGTGGCGGGGGGCcagggggggagcggggccaaGTCTTTGTGTCATCGCcgtttccccccccacccccgccatCTGGCAGCGGAGCGGGCAGACGCTGAGCACCGAGATGCAGAACATCTCGCGCGCCTTCGTGGGGCTGAACGAGGAGGTGGCCAGCGAGGCGGGGTACGACctgcggcagcagcagcagcagcagcagcagcagcagcacccggAGCCCCAGTcggcccccagcacccagcagctgtACGAGATGAAGACCAAACTGCGTTGCACCT ATCTGATCGAGCTGGGCATGCAGCGCTGCCGGGACTGGTTCAACGACAAGCACGAGGCTTGCGTGGCACGAATCGTGGTGCCCCTCATCAgccacctcctctgcctgcccatGAAGTTCAAGTTCCTCTGCCACATTGTCCAGG TCATGCACAGCTGGTGCTGGGACAAGATCCCGGTGGAGGGCAACTTTGGGCAGATGTATGACCTGGTGAACAACTCCGTCAGCAACCTCAGCCAGGAATTCAGCGCCAGCGTCGTCTTGCAG gaggagcacCGCGAGATGCTGATGGGTGCCAACATGTCAGCGGAGCAGCTGATGGAGGAGGTGACCTCGCACCTGCAGGAGCACAGTGCCCGCCTAGGCCAGGCCATCTCCTTCTTCcgcctgctgctctcctgcaccTTCCTCCTCGTCTTCATCTC ggCTTTCTCCTACACCAAGCGGTACTGCCAGGACATCTGCTTCGACAACCTCTACATCACCACCTACTTCCGCCAAATCGATGCCCGACGCAGAAAACAG CACAAGCGGACGCTGCTGCCCCTGCGTCGGGCAGAGGTCTCGGCCGTCATCTTCCCGTGGCGCCTGGCTGTGCAGCAGCCCGAGCTGCAGAGCATG gcgctggagctgctggagtgcATCCCACCCCTGCTCCTCCTCGTCCTCACCTGCGGCCTGGACCACGCGCTCTTCACCATGCTCAGCATCGTCCAGCAGCACTCCTTCGTGCAGTACTCTTTCCACA GCAGCCACCACTTGGCCGTGCAGGTGACGGGCACGTCCCTGATGGCTCGGCTCCTGCGGAGCACCATCGGGGCCCTCAACACCTCCTCTGACACCCAGCTGGAGACGTCCAACATGGGTGAGTCCCCTCAGGGGatgggacacccccccccccccccccaactccctGGTCTGGCCGCCTCTGCCTgtgagaggggctggggggtctCCCCCAGCGAGCTCAGCGCTACCACGGGgtccccagcctgcctgccgcagccccggggcaTGACGAGGCAGCAGTACGTGCACAGCTGCCTGCCGCTGGCCGTGCTGGCGCTGCTCTGCCTGGGCCAGGTCTACACGTACCGCCTGCGCCGCGCCATCGCCGCCTTCTACTTCCCCAAG CGGGAGAAGAGCCGCGTGCTCTACCTCTACAacaagctgctgcagcagcggCACAGCTTTGTCCGGCGGCAGCAGAAGCGCATCGCCCGGCGGGCGCAGCAGCACCCGGGACTG GGGATGTTGCTGCTGAAGCGGTGCTGCCGGCTCTGGCCAAGCCTGCGCCGCTGGATGCGCCGGAGCTGCACGGTGTGCGGGGTACCCGAGACCCCCCGGGACCGGGTCTGCCCCGTGCCCGCCTGCGGCGCCCCGTACTGCAGGCAGTGCTGGAGGGAGGTGGGCAGAGCGTGCCTCGCCTGTGCCC